The following coding sequences are from one Leptolyngbya sp. NIES-3755 window:
- a CDS encoding sodium/hydrogen exchanger (similar to AA sequence:cyanobase_aa:LBDG_18410): MFLLTAGVLQEPIVSFVILLAVILIVPILFERLRVPGLVGLLASGVLLGSNGLGIIDGDSETMNLLSDIGLVYLMFVAGLEIDIEQFTRTRNRSIGFGTYTFLVPLITGTIVGRFFGFDWNPAILIGSLFASHTLLAYPIVSRLGVVTNEAVTVTIGATIFTDIGALLVLAICVGIHAGDFTIAKLTTLLGSLVIYTIVILFGFDKAGREFFRRTGNDEGNQFLFVLLAVFLASVGAQLIGVEKIVGAFLSGLAVNRVVGNSPVKEKVLFVGSVLFIPIFFVDMGLLIRVPAFIQSLTEPKSLGLTIAIVVGLIFSKMAAAVLAKFTYRYSWREMMVMGSLSLPQVAATLAATLVGYRAGLLTEGVLNSVIVLMLVTSILGPILTARFANELRVETLSTIEPTLPTPVWTRQTAVLVPVYNPKTEAYLLELAALITRSHSGRLIPLAIALSSSSLNSSEMQNRLDHSESLLKRAAELTEHYGVDVSPLLRIDDNVAQGITRTSREQRTNLIVMGWGRKSALGERLFRTVVNRVLSTAPCPVAVARLVQSPREFRRILVPIENPTPRSISALQFAHSIATETNGTITLLHVCDRATSPNKIAWIKSQLSLLTAKIPALVIEIQIVPEDDRIRAIALAAESSDLLILQSAQRLMSAGGLALNSLTAQIAPQIHGSIVLLGEPESVDRTVLLSSSTPLS; encoded by the coding sequence ATGTTTCTATTAACCGCTGGCGTATTGCAAGAACCGATCGTCTCGTTTGTAATTCTGCTGGCGGTCATTTTGATCGTGCCAATTCTGTTTGAGCGGCTTCGAGTGCCGGGATTGGTCGGGCTATTGGCTTCAGGCGTTTTACTTGGCTCAAACGGATTAGGGATCATTGACGGGGATTCCGAAACGATGAATCTGCTCTCAGATATCGGATTGGTATATCTGATGTTTGTGGCAGGGTTGGAAATTGATATCGAACAATTTACTCGGACTCGCAATCGATCGATCGGGTTTGGAACTTATACGTTTTTGGTTCCACTGATTACTGGAACGATCGTGGGTCGATTTTTCGGATTTGACTGGAATCCTGCAATTCTAATCGGTTCGCTGTTTGCGTCTCATACGTTGCTCGCTTATCCGATCGTCAGCCGATTAGGCGTGGTCACGAATGAAGCGGTGACCGTCACGATCGGGGCAACGATCTTTACGGATATTGGTGCGTTGCTGGTCTTGGCGATTTGTGTGGGAATTCATGCCGGGGATTTTACGATCGCGAAATTAACCACGCTTTTGGGATCGTTGGTAATTTATACGATCGTGATTCTCTTCGGATTCGACAAGGCTGGACGCGAATTCTTTAGACGAACAGGCAACGACGAAGGGAATCAATTTCTATTTGTTCTACTGGCTGTATTTCTTGCTTCAGTGGGAGCGCAGTTAATTGGAGTTGAGAAAATTGTCGGAGCGTTCTTATCTGGGCTTGCGGTAAATCGAGTCGTCGGAAATAGTCCAGTCAAAGAGAAAGTTCTATTTGTGGGAAGCGTTCTGTTTATCCCGATCTTCTTTGTGGATATGGGATTGCTGATTCGCGTCCCGGCATTTATTCAAAGTTTGACCGAGCCGAAATCGTTGGGATTAACCATTGCGATCGTCGTCGGTTTGATTTTCAGCAAAATGGCAGCCGCTGTTCTGGCAAAATTCACTTATCGCTATAGCTGGCGAGAAATGATGGTAATGGGATCGCTCTCTCTGCCTCAAGTTGCGGCAACTCTGGCGGCGACTCTAGTAGGATATCGGGCTGGATTGCTCACTGAAGGCGTTCTCAATAGCGTCATCGTTTTGATGTTGGTGACTTCGATATTGGGTCCGATTCTCACGGCTCGATTTGCAAATGAATTGCGAGTTGAAACTTTAAGCACGATCGAGCCAACCCTTCCCACACCCGTTTGGACCCGTCAAACAGCGGTCTTAGTTCCGGTTTATAACCCAAAAACTGAAGCGTATTTGCTCGAATTAGCGGCATTGATTACACGATCGCATTCCGGTCGATTGATTCCACTGGCGATCGCGCTTTCTTCGTCTTCGCTCAATTCATCTGAAATGCAGAATCGGCTCGATCACAGTGAATCTCTTCTAAAACGTGCGGCGGAATTAACTGAGCATTATGGAGTCGATGTCTCACCCTTGCTCCGAATTGACGACAACGTTGCTCAAGGAATCACCCGCACCAGTCGCGAACAGCGCACAAACTTGATTGTGATGGGCTGGGGACGCAAAAGTGCATTAGGAGAGCGTCTATTTAGAACCGTCGTCAATCGTGTTCTCAGTACCGCTCCTTGTCCGGTGGCAGTCGCTCGCTTAGTTCAATCCCCAAGAGAATTCCGACGAATCTTAGTCCCGATCGAGAATCCGACTCCTCGATCGATTTCCGCTCTACAGTTTGCTCACAGTATCGCCACTGAAACAAATGGAACGATCACCCTACTCCATGTGTGCGATCGTGCAACTTCGCCGAATAAAATTGCCTGGATCAAGTCGCAATTATCACTTCTCACCGCGAAAATTCCTGCTCTTGTCATTGAAATTCAAATCGTGCCAGAGGACGATCGAATTCGTGCGATCGCGCTTGCGGCTGAATCCTCAGACTTACTCATTTTGCAATCGGCTCAACGCTTAATGAGTGCAGGAGGACTGGCATTAAACAGTTTGACCGCTCAGATCGCGCCTCAGATTCATGGTTCGATCGTGCTTTTAGGCGAACCGGAATCCGTCGATCGAACCGTTCTACTGTCATCATCGACTCCTCTGAGTTAG
- a CDS encoding hypothetical protein (conserved hypothetical protein;~similar to AA sequence:cyanobase_aa:LBDG_18400): protein MRLPLPQFSAQNRPANHIAEVIETATTEFLSQCLEPDDLSFPVMPPFGSWVKAIDEESSNLIYAVVYHATTSPIDTVHRARALGMSLAELREQQPQIFAMLRTEFRSAIVGYRAGGNKKNGSTGGMIYQHLPPRPPQIHQAVYACDTKEIVEFSNELDFLRTLLQVGSAPVDALTAAAIREIYQLRKADRAWLVQAGRMLSLLLKDDYDRLRVILSQIHL from the coding sequence ATGCGCCTTCCACTTCCTCAATTTTCCGCTCAGAATCGCCCTGCAAATCACATCGCTGAAGTGATCGAAACGGCGACGACTGAATTTCTTTCGCAATGTCTGGAGCCGGACGATCTTTCGTTTCCGGTGATGCCTCCATTCGGAAGTTGGGTTAAAGCGATCGACGAAGAATCGAGTAATCTAATCTACGCTGTGGTTTATCATGCGACCACTAGCCCGATCGATACGGTTCACCGGGCAAGAGCGCTCGGAATGTCACTGGCTGAATTGCGCGAACAACAACCGCAGATTTTCGCGATGCTGAGAACGGAATTCCGATCCGCGATCGTCGGTTATCGAGCGGGTGGAAATAAAAAGAACGGCTCAACAGGCGGAATGATTTATCAACATTTACCCCCTCGTCCGCCACAAATTCACCAGGCTGTTTATGCCTGCGATACTAAAGAAATTGTTGAATTTAGTAATGAACTTGATTTCTTGAGAACCTTGCTGCAAGTGGGAAGTGCTCCAGTCGATGCCTTGACAGCAGCAGCAATTCGAGAGATATACCAATTGAGAAAAGCCGATCGAGCTTGGTTAGTTCAAGCAGGTCGAATGCTGAGTTTATTGCTCAAAGACGACTACGATCGACTCCGAGTGATTCTGAGCCAAATTCACCTCTAG
- a CDS encoding hypothetical protein (similar to AA sequence:cyanobase_aa:LBDG_52240) → MFLPGSAVRVTNVNDTYYGFQGLVQRITDGKVAVLFEGGNWDKLVTFRMSELEVIDAKRKATK, encoded by the coding sequence ATGTTTTTACCAGGTTCAGCCGTTCGCGTCACGAATGTAAATGATACATACTACGGGTTTCAAGGACTCGTTCAGCGAATTACCGATGGCAAAGTTGCGGTACTGTTCGAGGGCGGCAACTGGGATAAGCTCGTGACTTTCAGAATGTCAGAACTGGAAGTGATCGATGCCAAGAGAAAAGCGACAAAATAA
- a CDS encoding rod shape-determining protein RodA (similar to AA sequence:cyanobase_aa:LBDG_52230), whose translation MFRKKSPSRLRPWLQPWQGMDWYLFGAVLALTALGGVMVHSVQLAHSERRDWIFHLLIGSAGTFIVLTMARLRYDALLAWKWWIYGVTNVSLLLVMVMGLEAKGAQRWLGLFGFGIQPSEFAKLGAIITLAAVLHQRSASTIPMMIKVLSIAALPWILIFLQPNLGTSLVFGAITIGMLYWGNANPGWLLLLLSPVISAVLFTTLITKGALGIGAIGLWIGVVGLVAWKTLPWKTYGTLVPVVINLVAGGLGQVLWQFVLHDYQKARILMFIDPDQDPLGAGYHLIQSRIAIGAGEITGRGLFRGTQTQGDFIPEQHTDFIFTAIGEELGFVGAMFVLAAYLLICYRLLIIAQNAKDEFGSLLAVGVFSMIIFQVAINIGMTINLSPVTGIPLPWLSHGNAALLMNFMAIGLVESVANLQKSKF comes from the coding sequence ATGTTTCGGAAAAAGTCTCCTTCTCGGCTTCGTCCCTGGCTCCAACCCTGGCAAGGTATGGACTGGTATCTCTTCGGGGCAGTTTTGGCGCTGACAGCTTTGGGCGGTGTGATGGTTCACAGTGTTCAATTAGCGCATTCAGAGCGCCGAGATTGGATCTTTCATCTTTTAATTGGTAGTGCGGGAACTTTTATCGTCTTAACGATGGCGCGATTGCGCTACGACGCACTACTGGCTTGGAAGTGGTGGATTTATGGGGTGACGAATGTTTCGCTGCTGCTCGTGATGGTCATGGGACTGGAGGCGAAAGGGGCACAACGATGGCTCGGCTTGTTCGGATTTGGGATTCAGCCTTCAGAGTTTGCCAAGTTGGGCGCGATTATTACTTTGGCGGCAGTACTTCATCAGCGATCGGCTTCGACCATTCCAATGATGATTAAAGTCTTATCGATCGCAGCTTTACCCTGGATACTGATTTTCTTACAGCCAAACTTGGGAACGTCGCTTGTGTTTGGAGCGATTACGATCGGGATGTTGTACTGGGGAAATGCGAACCCAGGATGGCTCTTGTTGCTCTTGTCTCCGGTCATTTCAGCGGTTCTATTTACGACGCTAATTACAAAAGGAGCGTTGGGAATTGGTGCGATCGGGCTTTGGATCGGGGTCGTCGGATTGGTGGCTTGGAAAACGCTGCCGTGGAAGACGTATGGCACATTGGTTCCAGTTGTAATTAATTTGGTGGCAGGTGGATTGGGACAAGTCTTATGGCAATTTGTCCTGCACGACTATCAGAAAGCCCGGATTCTGATGTTTATTGATCCTGATCAAGATCCATTAGGAGCGGGTTATCACCTGATTCAGTCGAGAATCGCGATCGGGGCTGGAGAGATCACAGGACGTGGACTATTTCGGGGAACTCAGACGCAAGGAGATTTTATTCCTGAGCAGCATACCGACTTTATTTTTACCGCGATCGGGGAAGAGTTAGGCTTTGTGGGTGCAATGTTCGTGCTGGCTGCCTACTTGCTCATCTGTTATCGATTGCTCATTATTGCTCAGAACGCGAAAGATGAATTCGGCTCATTGCTTGCCGTGGGCGTGTTTTCGATGATTATCTTTCAAGTAGCAATTAATATTGGCATGACAATCAATTTGTCGCCTGTAACGGGAATTCCTCTGCCTTGGTTAAGTCACGGAAATGCGGCACTCTTGATGAATTTTATGGCGATCGGACTTGTCGAATCGGTTGCAAACCTTCAGAAGTCGAAGTTCTGA
- a CDS encoding hypothetical protein (conserved hypothetical protein;~similar to AA sequence:cyanobase_aa:LBDG_52220): protein MLDTLSAESVLEVLKPVQDPELQKSLVALNMIRNVSIDQGKVRFTLVLTTPACPLRQFIVEDCERAVKTLPGVESVEVEVTAETPQQKGLPDRTGIDGVKNIIAISSGKGGVGKSSIAVNVAVALAQAGAKVGLIDADIYGPNAPTMLGLEGSGVAVRQTPEGEVLEPAFNHGVKLVSMGFLIDKDQPVIWRGPMLNGVIRQFLYQVTWGDLDYLIVDMPPGTGDAQLTLAQAVPMAGAVIVTTPQTVALLDSRRGLKMFQQLNVPVLGIVENMSYFIPPDMPDRQYDIFGSAGGERTATELNIPLLGCVPLEIPLRQGGDRGVPIVVGDPDSASAKALTQIAQQIAAKVSVAALA from the coding sequence ATGTTAGATACTCTTAGCGCAGAATCCGTTTTAGAAGTCCTTAAACCTGTTCAAGACCCTGAACTGCAAAAAAGTTTGGTGGCGTTGAACATGATTCGGAATGTGTCGATCGACCAAGGAAAAGTTCGCTTCACGCTCGTTCTGACGACTCCCGCCTGTCCGCTGCGTCAATTCATCGTGGAAGACTGTGAACGAGCGGTGAAAACGCTTCCAGGCGTAGAATCCGTTGAAGTGGAAGTCACCGCAGAAACGCCACAGCAGAAAGGATTGCCCGATCGCACTGGAATCGATGGCGTGAAGAATATCATCGCGATTTCGAGTGGGAAAGGCGGAGTCGGGAAAAGCTCGATCGCGGTAAATGTCGCGGTGGCATTAGCGCAAGCAGGCGCAAAAGTTGGCTTAATCGATGCTGATATCTACGGACCCAATGCGCCAACCATGTTAGGTCTGGAAGGTTCGGGTGTTGCAGTCCGTCAAACTCCTGAAGGCGAAGTCTTAGAACCTGCTTTTAATCACGGTGTAAAGCTCGTTTCGATGGGATTTCTGATTGACAAAGACCAGCCCGTGATCTGGCGCGGTCCGATGTTGAATGGAGTCATTCGCCAATTTCTCTATCAAGTCACTTGGGGCGATTTGGATTACTTGATCGTAGATATGCCACCGGGAACTGGGGATGCTCAATTGACATTAGCGCAGGCGGTTCCAATGGCAGGAGCGGTGATTGTAACGACTCCGCAAACGGTGGCACTGCTTGATTCTCGGCGCGGCTTGAAAATGTTCCAACAGCTAAACGTTCCAGTGTTGGGAATCGTTGAGAATATGAGCTATTTCATTCCGCCTGACATGCCCGATCGACAATATGACATCTTCGGTTCCGCAGGGGGCGAAAGGACCGCAACTGAGTTAAACATTCCGCTATTGGGTTGTGTTCCGTTAGAGATTCCACTGCGTCAGGGCGGCGATCGAGGAGTGCCGATCGTGGTCGGTGATCCGGATTCTGCCTCTGCGAAAGCGTTAACTCAGATAGCTCAGCAAATTGCTGCTAAAGTATCGGTTGCAGCCCTCGCATAA
- a CDS encoding hypothetical protein (hypothetical protein Npun_R5167;~similar to AA sequence:cyanobase_aa:LBDG_52210): protein MLNFPWKFFYRKQRRVRSTLARSYQAVSSASVDDLWRKVIDLADVSWHPMISRTNVPRGQVAKPGLIYEAVTRLGPFPIRIFVERVDPRELLSVRIIAIPGLEERIRYEVKSTVSGASIAYSVTLQGWLSPLIWSIMKPYASRVAEDLAHAAEQPIDTSKPTQRSCFDF from the coding sequence ATGCTGAACTTTCCTTGGAAATTCTTCTATCGCAAACAGCGGCGTGTTCGGTCTACGCTGGCTCGATCGTATCAAGCGGTGAGTTCGGCATCGGTGGACGATCTGTGGCGCAAGGTGATCGATTTGGCTGATGTCTCCTGGCATCCGATGATTTCTAGGACGAATGTGCCGCGTGGTCAGGTGGCAAAACCAGGTTTGATTTATGAAGCGGTGACGCGATTGGGTCCATTTCCAATTCGGATCTTTGTGGAGCGGGTTGATCCGAGAGAATTGCTGAGTGTGAGGATTATTGCGATTCCAGGACTTGAAGAGCGAATTCGATATGAAGTGAAATCGACCGTTTCGGGTGCGAGTATTGCGTATTCGGTAACGCTGCAAGGGTGGCTGTCACCGCTGATTTGGTCGATTATGAAACCGTATGCGTCAAGAGTTGCGGAAGATTTAGCACATGCGGCAGAACAACCGATCGATACGTCAAAGCCAACCCAACGAAGCTGTTTCGATTTCTGA
- a CDS encoding coproporphyrinogen-iii oxidase, aerobic (similar to AA sequence:cyanobase_aa:LBDG_52200), which translates to MTAFFTSNATETTQPLPPSDSRERVSQWLKAFQDKVCEGLEAADGQETFKQDSWTREEGGGGRSRVMREGRVFEQGGVNFSEVWGKDLPPSILVQRPEAEGHSFYATGTSMVLHPRNPYIPTVHLNYRYFEAGPVWWFGGGIDLTPYYPFEEDVIHFHQTLKEACDRHNPEYYPTFKLWCDEYFYLKHRKETRGVGGIFFDYQDTKGDLYPIAYPGSQSDTAAAKRSKEVGTVQNRTWEDLFAFVQSCGDAFLPAYVPIAERRQNTEYSDRQRQFQLYRRGRYVEFNLVYDRGTIFGLQTNGRTESILMSLPPMVRWEYGYEPEPGSPEARLYEIFLKPQDWINWSKNGAH; encoded by the coding sequence ATGACTGCTTTCTTTACCTCCAATGCGACCGAGACGACTCAGCCACTCCCACCCAGCGATTCCCGCGAACGAGTGAGCCAATGGCTAAAAGCTTTTCAGGATAAGGTTTGTGAAGGCTTAGAAGCCGCAGACGGACAAGAAACATTTAAACAAGATAGTTGGACCCGCGAAGAAGGCGGCGGCGGTCGATCGCGGGTGATGCGCGAAGGTCGAGTCTTCGAGCAAGGTGGAGTCAATTTCTCGGAAGTTTGGGGGAAAGATTTACCGCCTTCAATTTTGGTTCAGCGTCCAGAGGCAGAGGGTCACAGCTTCTATGCGACTGGAACTTCGATGGTGTTGCACCCACGCAATCCGTACATTCCAACTGTGCATCTGAACTATCGCTATTTTGAAGCGGGTCCAGTTTGGTGGTTTGGTGGTGGGATCGATTTAACACCGTATTATCCGTTTGAAGAAGATGTGATTCACTTCCATCAAACGCTGAAAGAAGCTTGCGATCGACACAATCCCGAATATTATCCAACCTTCAAACTCTGGTGCGACGAGTACTTCTATCTCAAGCACCGAAAGGAAACTCGCGGAGTCGGCGGAATTTTCTTCGACTATCAGGATACGAAAGGCGACCTTTACCCGATCGCATATCCTGGTTCTCAAAGCGATACGGCTGCGGCAAAACGGAGTAAAGAAGTCGGAACCGTTCAGAATCGGACTTGGGAAGATTTATTCGCGTTTGTGCAATCTTGTGGAGATGCGTTCTTGCCTGCTTATGTGCCGATCGCTGAACGTCGTCAGAACACCGAATATAGCGATCGACAAAGACAGTTCCAACTCTATCGTCGTGGACGGTATGTAGAATTTAATCTGGTGTACGATCGCGGCACGATTTTCGGCTTGCAAACGAATGGGCGCACCGAATCGATTCTGATGTCCTTACCGCCAATGGTACGTTGGGAATACGGCTACGAACCTGAACCCGGTAGCCCAGAAGCGCGGTTATATGAAATTTTCTTGAAGCCGCAAGACTGGATCAATTGGTCAAAAAACGGGGCACACTAA
- a CDS encoding anti-sigma-factor antagonist domain-containing protein (similar to AA sequence:cyanobase_aa:LBDG_52190), producing MEQKLILMEQKVVSTPDGNLIVVFNPTGRLDITTAWQFRTKLQDCIAKQSNHVVVNLGQVNFIDSSGLTSLVAGMRDADKAKGSFKLCNVHPEAKLVFEVTMMDSVFEIFETEEEALAIGKPKVQIPHSLAS from the coding sequence ATGGAGCAAAAGTTGATTCTTATGGAACAAAAAGTTGTAAGTACCCCAGACGGCAACTTGATCGTCGTATTCAACCCAACGGGACGCTTAGATATTACGACCGCGTGGCAGTTTCGCACCAAGCTACAGGACTGTATCGCGAAACAAAGTAATCATGTCGTGGTGAATTTGGGACAGGTGAATTTTATTGATAGTTCCGGGTTGACTTCGCTGGTTGCAGGAATGCGAGATGCGGATAAAGCAAAGGGGAGTTTCAAGCTTTGCAACGTGCATCCAGAGGCGAAATTGGTGTTTGAAGTGACGATGATGGATTCGGTGTTTGAAATCTTTGAAACTGAAGAAGAAGCATTAGCGATCGGGAAACCGAAAGTACAGATTCCCCACAGTTTGGCAAGTTAG
- a CDS encoding hypothetical protein (hypothetical protein ACCM5_13102;~similar to AA sequence:cyanobase_aa:LBDG_17930) produces the protein MKKSSLVFLLVSAGIVVGTATGVYYFWRQLTQLPEWYTAGQSKPRTYAQIQRSGAAVEQKIKAQIQASPQAAKVNPAPDRPTVKASSPPENVQVALSSQELNDLLVTKITEKRQGQPLPNSVKGFNAAVKDDKLKTGAVVDIKELQNSGLGAQQQQFLSEITQKLPVSDRKIYIGVEGRPQIQNGKLRFDENARIQVGNMSFTIAEVANRLGVSPEKVQDQLNLEMRVRGLTVRDIDFKDGNAILTGDPK, from the coding sequence GTGAAAAAATCAAGCCTTGTATTTCTGTTGGTGTCAGCAGGAATCGTCGTCGGAACCGCCACGGGAGTGTATTATTTTTGGCGACAGTTGACTCAATTACCGGAGTGGTACACCGCTGGACAAAGTAAGCCGAGAACATACGCTCAGATTCAACGATCGGGTGCAGCCGTTGAGCAAAAGATTAAAGCTCAAATTCAGGCAAGTCCTCAAGCTGCAAAAGTAAATCCTGCTCCAGATCGTCCAACTGTCAAAGCTTCTAGCCCTCCTGAGAATGTTCAAGTGGCGCTTAGTTCTCAGGAATTGAATGATTTATTAGTGACAAAAATCACCGAAAAACGTCAGGGTCAACCGCTTCCAAATTCTGTCAAAGGATTTAATGCAGCGGTGAAAGATGACAAGTTGAAAACCGGTGCAGTGGTCGATATTAAGGAATTGCAAAATAGCGGATTAGGTGCACAACAGCAGCAATTCCTGTCAGAAATTACTCAGAAACTTCCGGTAAGCGATCGCAAAATTTACATCGGAGTTGAAGGCAGACCGCAAATTCAAAATGGTAAGTTACGGTTTGATGAAAATGCTCGAATTCAAGTTGGCAACATGAGTTTTACGATCGCTGAAGTTGCCAATCGCTTGGGTGTATCGCCCGAAAAAGTCCAAGATCAACTCAATCTCGAAATGAGAGTACGTGGTCTAACTGTGAGAGACATCGATTTCAAAGATGGGAATGCGATTTTGACAGGCGATCCAAAGTAG
- a CDS encoding ATP-dependent Clp protease proteolytic subunit (similar to AA sequence:cyanobase_aa:LBDG_17920) has translation MIPTVIETSGRGERAFDIYSRLLRERIVFLGSAIDSDVANLVVAQLLFLEAEDPDKDIYLYINSPGGSVSAGMGIYDTIKQIRPEVSTICVGFAASMGAFLLSAGTKGKRMSLPHSRIMIHQPLGGAQGQATDIEIQAREILYLKQRLNSLLADHTGQPLDRIEQDTERDFFMSAEEAKDYGLVDQVIDRRPSAARPAVVK, from the coding sequence ATGATTCCTACCGTTATTGAAACTTCCGGACGGGGCGAACGCGCCTTTGATATCTACTCCCGACTGTTGCGGGAACGAATCGTGTTCCTCGGTAGCGCGATCGATTCCGATGTAGCGAACCTGGTTGTCGCACAATTGCTGTTTCTCGAAGCTGAAGATCCAGATAAAGATATTTATCTTTACATCAATTCACCAGGTGGCTCGGTGTCTGCTGGAATGGGCATTTATGACACGATCAAGCAGATTCGTCCAGAAGTGTCTACGATTTGTGTTGGATTTGCTGCCAGTATGGGCGCATTTCTGCTCAGTGCTGGAACCAAGGGCAAACGGATGAGCTTGCCCCATTCGCGGATTATGATTCACCAGCCGTTGGGTGGCGCACAAGGACAAGCAACTGATATCGAAATTCAAGCGAGAGAAATTCTCTATCTCAAGCAGCGGTTAAATTCGCTGTTAGCAGATCATACGGGACAGCCGTTGGATCGAATTGAACAAGATACGGAGCGCGATTTCTTTATGTCGGCAGAAGAAGCGAAAGACTATGGATTGGTTGATCAGGTTATCGATCGTCGTCCTTCTGCGGCTCGTCCTGCGGTGGTGAAATAG
- a CDS encoding shikimate kinase (similar to AA sequence:cyanobase_aa:LBDG_08010) has protein sequence MLNGVSVFLIGMMGVGKTTIGQLLAKRLDYDFLDVDQFIEQATGQTVSTIFADSGEAIFRQLETATLSQVSARLRRVVATGGGIVLAQENWSYLKHGVIIWLDVPVEQLKERLSQDATRPLLQNQDLTARLTQLSEERRSRYAQADIHIQVLPDETPEQVTEKIVNAIALEREKKRQIDESIQRLNEEMPFQANF, from the coding sequence ATGCTAAATGGGGTGAGTGTTTTTCTAATCGGCATGATGGGTGTCGGAAAAACGACGATCGGGCAATTGTTAGCAAAACGGCTCGATTACGATTTCCTCGATGTCGATCAGTTTATCGAGCAAGCAACCGGACAAACCGTTTCGACAATTTTTGCTGATTCTGGAGAAGCAATTTTTCGTCAACTCGAAACCGCAACGTTGTCTCAAGTGTCGGCTCGATTGCGGCGCGTCGTGGCAACCGGAGGCGGAATTGTACTCGCTCAAGAGAATTGGAGCTATCTGAAACATGGTGTGATCATTTGGCTTGATGTGCCTGTAGAGCAATTGAAAGAGCGACTGAGCCAAGATGCAACGCGACCATTATTGCAGAATCAGGATTTAACGGCTCGATTAACGCAATTATCAGAAGAACGTCGATCGCGGTACGCTCAAGCCGATATTCATATCCAAGTTCTGCCCGATGAGACTCCGGAGCAGGTTACAGAAAAAATTGTGAATGCGATCGCGCTTGAACGCGAGAAAAAACGCCAGATCGACGAATCGATCCAGCGCTTAAATGAAGAAATGCCGTTTCAGGCGAATTTTTAG
- a CDS encoding hypothetical protein (hypothetical protein N9414_01974;~similar to AA sequence:cyanobase_aa:LBDG_08000), whose translation MSLLRFVLLSAIAGFLILFAISNWGVSMSLVFLGVPSPAFPLPIWILGAIALGSATTLVITALFGLARFTARRSERKTVRQSTTTNSYAYAEPPRETRSSSNDDDWFGGNDDDWGSEPKDKPRRDFETRQEPTSGTRSGSTYSYTYREAPEPKQPDVVDADYRVIRPPVRKLDEDE comes from the coding sequence ATGTCTCTTCTGCGTTTTGTTCTGCTAAGTGCGATCGCTGGATTCTTGATCCTGTTCGCGATCTCGAATTGGGGCGTGTCGATGTCGCTCGTTTTTCTGGGCGTTCCTTCGCCTGCTTTCCCATTGCCGATCTGGATTCTGGGCGCGATCGCGCTTGGGTCTGCAACGACTTTGGTGATTACGGCACTGTTTGGATTAGCAAGATTTACGGCTCGTCGATCGGAGCGTAAAACAGTTCGACAATCGACAACAACGAATAGTTACGCCTACGCGGAACCCCCTCGCGAAACTCGTTCTAGCAGTAACGATGACGATTGGTTTGGCGGCAATGACGACGATTGGGGCAGTGAACCGAAAGACAAACCAAGACGCGATTTTGAAACCAGACAAGAGCCGACATCAGGAACGCGATCGGGTTCTACTTATTCCTACACGTATCGCGAAGCTCCTGAACCGAAGCAGCCTGATGTGGTAGATGCAGATTACCGCGTGATTCGCCCCCCGGTACGGAAGTTGGATGAGGATGAATAA